In one Cellulomonas sp. JZ18 genomic region, the following are encoded:
- a CDS encoding RNA helicase, with translation MARSSRPRPRTDETELSPAERYAAARRRASADRSALGEFRARLDFPLDDFQVEACVALERGSGVLVAAPTGAGKTVVGEFAVHLALASGRKAFYTTPIKALSNQKYADLARVHGQERVGLLTGDTNVNGDADVVVMTTEVLRNMLYAGSPALAGLGYVVMDEVHYLADRFRGPVWEEVIIHLPDDVQLVSLSATVSNAEEFGDWLSTVRGDTTVVVSEHRPVPLGQHVLVGDELLDLYAGHVDPTDPGVDPPINPDLTHLLRRASGDGRDRRGPGDRGPRGRGRGGPGIGIRQAPRFAVIDTLAQESLLPAIVFIFSRAGCEAAVQQCLSAGVRLTTPAEQAEIRRIAEERCAAIPPEDLGVLGYDAFEDALARGVAAHHAGMLPLFKETVEDLFSRGLVKVVFATETLALGINMPARSVVLERLVKWDGSQHVDITPGEYTQLTGRAGRRGIDTEGHAVVVAHTGLDPVQLAGLASRRLYPLRSSFRPTYNMAVNLVAQVGRERAREVLETSFAQFQADRGVVGLARQAQAHAEALDGYAEAMACDLGDFTEYAALRRAIGDRERELTKQAASARRADVARSLEGLRVGDVLEVPAGRRASYGVVVDPGGRPGFDGPKPTVLTTDRQVRRLTVADVGPGARTVGSLRVPGSFNVRVPAARRDLAARLRGYLDDLDLVPPAGRQGRRDARRTAAADDAELEAMRRRLRAHPCHRCPDREEHARWAERWHRLKSEHDALVARIAGRTGSIAAVFDRICDVLVTQGYLERTEPSGGTGTSLRVTDAGRWLRRLYAENDLLLAECLRRGVWDELDAPQLAAAVSALVYRSRRDEEVEPRVPGGPESRLGRALDAAVRAWSELEDLEHRHRLETIQPLDTGLVEPIHRWAAGRSLDSVLRGGDLAAGDFVRWVKQVVDVLDQIAGAAPTARLRTTADRAVTALRRGVVAYSAV, from the coding sequence GTGGCACGCTCGTCCCGCCCCCGCCCCCGCACCGACGAGACGGAGCTCTCGCCGGCCGAGCGCTACGCCGCGGCCCGTCGCCGCGCGAGCGCCGACCGCAGCGCGCTCGGCGAGTTCCGCGCGCGCCTCGACTTCCCGCTCGACGACTTCCAGGTCGAGGCCTGCGTCGCGCTCGAGCGCGGCAGCGGCGTCCTCGTGGCCGCCCCGACGGGAGCCGGGAAGACGGTCGTGGGGGAGTTCGCGGTGCACCTGGCGCTCGCGTCCGGCCGCAAGGCGTTCTACACGACCCCCATCAAGGCGCTCTCGAACCAGAAGTACGCCGACCTGGCCCGCGTGCACGGCCAGGAGCGCGTCGGGCTGCTGACGGGCGACACGAACGTCAACGGCGACGCCGACGTCGTCGTCATGACCACCGAGGTCCTGCGCAACATGCTCTACGCGGGCTCGCCGGCGCTGGCGGGCCTCGGGTACGTCGTCATGGACGAGGTGCACTACCTCGCCGACCGGTTCCGCGGGCCGGTCTGGGAGGAGGTGATCATCCACCTGCCCGACGACGTGCAGCTGGTGTCCCTCTCGGCGACGGTCTCGAACGCGGAGGAGTTCGGCGACTGGCTGTCGACGGTGCGCGGCGACACCACGGTCGTCGTCAGCGAGCACCGTCCCGTGCCCCTGGGCCAGCACGTCCTGGTCGGTGACGAGCTGCTGGACCTGTACGCCGGGCACGTCGACCCCACCGACCCGGGCGTCGACCCGCCGATCAACCCGGACCTCACGCACCTGCTGCGCCGCGCGTCCGGCGACGGGCGCGACCGGCGCGGCCCCGGGGACCGCGGCCCCCGGGGACGCGGACGCGGCGGCCCGGGCATCGGCATCCGGCAGGCGCCGCGGTTCGCCGTCATCGACACCCTCGCGCAGGAGAGCCTCCTGCCGGCGATCGTGTTCATCTTCTCGCGGGCGGGCTGCGAGGCCGCCGTGCAGCAGTGCCTCTCGGCGGGGGTGCGCCTGACCACGCCCGCCGAGCAGGCGGAGATCCGCCGCATCGCGGAGGAGCGCTGCGCCGCGATCCCGCCCGAGGACCTCGGCGTCCTCGGCTACGACGCGTTCGAGGACGCCCTCGCACGGGGCGTCGCCGCGCACCACGCGGGCATGCTGCCCCTGTTCAAGGAGACCGTCGAGGACCTGTTCTCCCGCGGCCTGGTCAAGGTCGTGTTCGCGACCGAGACCCTGGCCCTCGGCATCAACATGCCCGCCCGGTCCGTCGTGCTCGAGCGCCTCGTCAAGTGGGACGGCTCGCAGCACGTGGACATCACACCGGGCGAGTACACCCAGCTCACCGGGCGTGCAGGGCGGCGCGGCATCGACACCGAGGGGCACGCGGTCGTCGTCGCCCACACCGGGCTCGACCCCGTCCAGCTGGCCGGTCTCGCGTCGCGCCGGCTGTACCCGCTGCGCTCGTCGTTCCGGCCCACCTACAACATGGCCGTGAACCTCGTCGCCCAGGTGGGGCGTGAGCGCGCCCGCGAGGTCCTCGAGACGTCCTTCGCGCAGTTCCAGGCCGACCGGGGCGTCGTCGGGCTCGCACGCCAGGCGCAGGCGCACGCGGAGGCGCTCGACGGGTACGCCGAGGCGATGGCGTGCGACCTGGGGGACTTCACGGAGTACGCGGCCCTGCGCCGGGCGATCGGGGACCGCGAGCGCGAGCTGACCAAGCAGGCGGCGTCCGCCCGTCGCGCGGACGTCGCGCGCTCGCTCGAGGGCCTGCGCGTCGGCGACGTCCTCGAGGTCCCGGCGGGCCGGCGCGCGTCCTACGGCGTCGTCGTCGACCCCGGCGGCCGCCCGGGGTTCGACGGCCCGAAGCCGACCGTGCTCACCACGGACCGGCAGGTGCGGCGCCTGACGGTGGCCGACGTCGGCCCCGGAGCGCGCACCGTCGGCTCCCTGCGCGTGCCGGGGTCGTTCAACGTGCGCGTTCCGGCGGCGCGCCGCGACCTCGCCGCGCGCCTGCGCGGGTACCTGGACGACCTCGACCTCGTCCCGCCCGCGGGACGGCAGGGCCGCCGGGACGCGCGCCGCACGGCGGCCGCCGACGACGCGGAGCTGGAGGCCATGCGCCGCCGCCTGCGTGCCCACCCGTGCCACCGCTGCCCGGACCGCGAGGAGCACGCGCGCTGGGCCGAGCGCTGGCACCGGCTCAAGTCGGAGCACGACGCGCTCGTGGCGCGGATCGCGGGCCGCACGGGGTCGATCGCGGCCGTGTTCGACCGCATCTGCGACGTGCTGGTCACCCAGGGCTACCTGGAGCGGACCGAGCCGAGCGGTGGTACCGGCACGTCGCTCAGGGTCACCGACGCCGGCCGCTGGTTGCGCCGCCTGTACGCGGAGAACGACCTGCTGCTCGCGGAGTGCCTGCGCCGCGGCGTGTGGGACGAGCTGGACGCCCCGCAGCTCGCCGCGGCCGTCTCGGCCCTCGTCTACCGGTCGCGGCGGGACGAGGAGGTCGAGCCGCGCGTGCCGGGCGGGCCGGAGAGCCGGCTGGGGCGGGCGCTCGACGCGGCCGTGCGCGCCTGGTCGGAGCTGGAGGACCTCGAGCACCGGCACCGGCTGGAGACGATCCAGCCGCTCGACACCGGGCTCGTCGAGCCCATCCACCGCTGGGCCGCCGGACGCAGCCTCGACTCGGTCCTGCGCGGCGGCGACCTCGCCGCGGGCGACTTCGTGCGCTGGGTGAAGCAGGTCGTGGACGTGCTCGACCAGATCGCGGGCGCCGCACCCACCGCACGCCTGCGCACGACGGCCGACCGGGCCGTGACGGCGCTGCGCCGCGGGGTGGTGGCCTACTCCGCCGTCTGA
- a CDS encoding diacylglycerol kinase family protein, with amino-acid sequence MSVLGLVVNPTAGGGRDAGRRTLSLLRADGHDVQDLSAATAAQAAHHARAAVRDGIDALVVVGGDGTVHLGAEAVVGTDVPLGVVATGTGNDVARSLGLPRGDVRAAVAAVSRGLRTGPVAVDAVRVGPPDAAPRAWYVGVLSCGLDAAVNARANGLRWPRGSARYVRALVPELRTFRPYGYRVTHDGSVWEGGGTLVAVASTPWFGGGLHVAPGADPADGLLDVVLAGPLRRADVVRVFPGVYRGRHVRDARVTVLRARRVLVEPLPDHGPPPPAAFADGEPVGPLPLVAEVVPGALSLLGARSGPT; translated from the coding sequence GTGAGCGTCCTCGGGCTGGTGGTCAACCCCACGGCCGGGGGCGGACGCGACGCAGGCCGTCGGACGCTCTCGCTGCTGCGCGCGGACGGCCACGACGTGCAGGACCTGTCCGCCGCCACCGCGGCCCAGGCCGCGCACCACGCACGAGCGGCCGTCCGTGACGGGATCGACGCGCTCGTGGTCGTCGGCGGCGACGGGACCGTGCACCTCGGGGCCGAGGCGGTCGTCGGCACCGACGTGCCGCTGGGCGTCGTCGCGACGGGCACCGGCAACGACGTCGCGCGCTCTCTCGGGCTGCCGCGGGGCGACGTCAGGGCCGCCGTCGCCGCGGTGAGCCGGGGCCTGCGCACGGGGCCGGTCGCCGTGGACGCCGTCCGCGTCGGCCCACCCGACGCCGCTCCGCGGGCGTGGTACGTCGGGGTGCTGTCGTGCGGCCTGGACGCCGCCGTCAACGCCCGCGCCAACGGCCTGCGGTGGCCGCGGGGGAGCGCGCGCTACGTGCGCGCCCTCGTCCCCGAGCTGCGGACGTTCCGGCCGTACGGGTACCGCGTCACCCACGACGGGTCCGTGTGGGAGGGCGGCGGCACGCTCGTCGCCGTGGCGAGCACCCCGTGGTTCGGCGGCGGGCTGCACGTCGCGCCCGGAGCCGACCCGGCGGACGGGCTGCTCGACGTCGTCCTCGCCGGGCCCCTCAGGCGCGCGGACGTCGTCCGGGTCTTCCCCGGGGTCTACCGCGGCCGGCACGTGCGCGACGCGCGCGTGACGGTCCTGCGGGCGCGGCGCGTGCTCGTCGAGCCCCTGCCGGACCACGGGCCGCCGCCCCCGGCGGCGTTCGCGGACGGGGAGCCCGTCGGCCCGCTCCCGCTCGTCGCCGAGGTCGTCCCCGGGGCGTTGTCGCTGCTCGGCGCGAGGTCCGGGCCGACCTGA
- the tatC gene encoding twin-arginine translocase subunit TatC, which translates to MPLREHLRELRRRLVLIAVGLVLGGIAGWLLYEPVFALLQEPVRQVAAGRDEVVTLNFAGVATAFDMQVKVSLFLGVLISSPWWLYQLWAFITPGLTRRERLYAVGFLAAAVPLFLAGAGLAWLVLPNAVRLLLDFTPPGTANVTDGQLYLSFVMRLMLAFGAAFLLPVVMVALNMTGLVQARTWAQGWRWAVLISFVFAAVATPTPDVVTMLAVAFPMCLLYVGALGLCLLHDRRVDRRLVAEGLPRLDGTMPGERPGERADRAPRTGGPATDAG; encoded by the coding sequence ATGCCGCTGCGCGAGCACCTGCGCGAGCTCCGGCGCCGCCTGGTGCTCATCGCCGTCGGCCTCGTGCTCGGCGGCATCGCCGGGTGGCTCCTCTACGAGCCGGTGTTCGCGCTGCTGCAGGAGCCGGTGCGGCAGGTCGCCGCCGGGCGTGACGAGGTCGTCACGCTGAACTTCGCCGGCGTCGCCACCGCCTTCGACATGCAGGTCAAGGTGTCGCTGTTCCTCGGGGTGCTGATCAGCAGCCCGTGGTGGCTGTACCAGCTGTGGGCCTTCATCACCCCGGGACTGACGCGTCGGGAGCGGCTCTACGCGGTCGGATTCCTCGCGGCCGCCGTGCCGCTCTTCCTCGCCGGCGCCGGGCTGGCGTGGCTGGTGCTGCCGAACGCCGTGCGCCTCCTTCTCGACTTCACCCCGCCGGGCACGGCGAACGTCACGGACGGGCAGCTGTACCTCAGCTTCGTCATGCGGCTCATGCTCGCGTTCGGGGCCGCGTTCCTGCTGCCGGTCGTGATGGTGGCGCTCAACATGACCGGGCTCGTGCAGGCCCGCACCTGGGCCCAGGGCTGGCGCTGGGCCGTGCTCATCTCGTTCGTCTTCGCGGCCGTCGCGACGCCGACGCCCGACGTGGTGACGATGCTCGCGGTGGCGTTCCCCATGTGCCTGCTCTACGTCGGCGCGCTCGGGCTGTGCCTGCTGCACGACCGGCGCGTGGACCGTCGTCTCGTGGCCGAGGGACTGCCGCGGCTCGACGGCACGATGCCGGGCGAGCGGCCGGGGGAGCGGGCGGACCGCGCCCCCCGCACCGGGGGCCCGGCGACCGACGCCGGGTGA
- the tatA gene encoding Sec-independent protein translocase subunit TatA, which translates to MRPQLSHILIVLVVVVLLFGANRLPGLARSVGQSMKIFKNEVKDLADDDRRDAAAPKTAVTGPAVPGPDPVAGTAPQAPADTPPDAAAPPRA; encoded by the coding sequence GTGCGTCCTCAGCTGAGCCACATCCTCATCGTGCTGGTGGTGGTCGTCCTCCTCTTCGGGGCGAACCGGCTGCCCGGCCTCGCGCGGTCCGTGGGCCAGTCGATGAAGATCTTCAAGAACGAGGTCAAGGACCTCGCGGACGACGACCGACGCGACGCGGCCGCACCGAAGACCGCCGTGACCGGTCCCGCGGTCCCCGGACCCGACCCGGTCGCCGGCACGGCACCGCAGGCTCCCGCGGACACGCCGCCGGACGCCGCCGCACCGCCGCGCGCCTGA
- a CDS encoding YafY family protein — protein sequence MPERASDRLVRMLGMIAYLERHEDVRVEEVAAQFGVTPEQVMADVDTLWVTGTPGYLPDDLIDFDAASYEQGVVRLTEGRGVTRPLRLGPREAVALVAALRALAALRPALDPARAAVLDSALAKVQAAAGDAAAGVDVELQVNGRPEVVAAVGAALSGRRRLLLRYVDASDVTSEREVDPLRLVTQDERSYLIGWSVEADAERRFRMDRIVAATVLDAPADAHALSPDADEFSPDPDADLVTVRLAGRARWVVESVPVEATRELADGSFEVDLRVVQPAWLRHLLLQAADEVLDVRPPHVAREVAEAARAALAAYGPLLAAADAPGAPAGAAAAVPGPTAEEA from the coding sequence GTGCCTGAGCGCGCGAGCGACCGCCTCGTGCGGATGCTGGGGATGATCGCCTACCTGGAACGGCACGAGGACGTGCGGGTCGAGGAGGTCGCGGCCCAGTTCGGCGTGACGCCGGAGCAGGTCATGGCCGACGTCGACACCCTGTGGGTGACGGGCACGCCCGGCTACCTGCCGGACGACCTCATCGACTTCGACGCGGCGTCCTACGAGCAGGGCGTCGTGCGCCTCACGGAGGGCCGCGGCGTGACCCGGCCCCTGCGGCTCGGCCCGCGCGAGGCGGTCGCGCTGGTCGCGGCGCTGCGCGCTCTGGCCGCGCTGCGCCCGGCGCTCGACCCCGCGCGCGCCGCCGTCCTCGACTCCGCCCTGGCCAAGGTGCAGGCGGCCGCCGGCGACGCGGCCGCGGGGGTCGACGTGGAGCTGCAGGTCAACGGGCGGCCCGAGGTCGTCGCGGCCGTCGGCGCCGCCCTCAGCGGGCGTCGCCGCCTGCTGCTGCGGTACGTCGACGCCTCCGACGTGACGAGCGAGCGCGAGGTCGACCCGCTGCGCCTCGTCACGCAGGACGAGCGCTCGTACCTCATCGGGTGGTCGGTGGAGGCGGACGCCGAGCGGCGCTTCCGCATGGACCGCATCGTGGCCGCGACGGTGCTCGACGCCCCCGCGGACGCGCACGCCCTGTCGCCCGACGCCGACGAGTTCTCGCCCGACCCCGACGCCGACCTCGTGACCGTGCGTCTGGCCGGGCGGGCCCGCTGGGTGGTCGAGTCGGTGCCCGTGGAGGCGACGCGCGAGCTGGCGGACGGCTCGTTCGAGGTGGACCTGCGGGTCGTGCAGCCGGCGTGGCTGCGGCACCTGCTGCTGCAGGCCGCCGACGAGGTGCTCGACGTGCGCCCGCCGCACGTCGCGCGCGAGGTGGCCGAGGCCGCCCGCGCGGCGCTCGCCGCGTACGGGCCCCTGCTCGCCGCGGCGGACGCGCCGGGCGCTCCTGCCGGTGCGGCCGCCGCCGTGCCCGGCCCGACCGCCGAGGAGGCGTGA
- a CDS encoding YafY family protein has product MPPAIPPAERLLNLVIALVNTPGRMTKEQVRASVAGYQDATSTEAFERMFERDKDTLRELGIPVLTVTHAGHGDDVGYRIDTERWSLPPVELTAAELGVLALAAQLWQDQSLRADSSRALTKLRAVGSGPEAGDLVAGLAPRVRAGGEAFAPLVDAVQARQAVRFTYHAATTGEVRVRHVEPWKLLARRGGWVLLARDRDRGASRSFRLSRIRGAVRAVGEPGAFDPPTPEELADASRTWAGDGPERLALLAVAPERAGAVRARATAPPADVVLPPGAGPVLAARDLVAVPFRLAWELAEELVGYGDAVVVLEPADVRDEVLRLLRVASRLDRPRTDAGPHGTVVAEEARGA; this is encoded by the coding sequence ATGCCCCCCGCGATCCCACCCGCCGAGCGCCTGCTCAACCTCGTCATCGCCCTGGTCAACACCCCGGGACGCATGACGAAGGAGCAGGTGCGCGCCTCCGTGGCCGGGTACCAGGACGCCACCTCGACCGAGGCGTTCGAGCGGATGTTCGAGCGGGACAAGGACACGCTGCGCGAGCTCGGCATCCCGGTGCTGACCGTCACGCACGCCGGGCACGGCGACGACGTCGGCTACCGCATCGACACCGAGCGCTGGTCGCTGCCGCCCGTGGAGCTCACCGCCGCGGAGCTGGGGGTGCTGGCGCTGGCAGCCCAGCTGTGGCAGGACCAGTCGCTGCGCGCCGACAGCTCGCGCGCGCTGACCAAGCTGCGCGCGGTCGGCAGCGGCCCCGAGGCGGGCGACCTCGTCGCCGGCCTGGCGCCGCGGGTGCGCGCCGGCGGGGAGGCGTTCGCGCCGCTCGTCGACGCCGTGCAGGCCCGGCAGGCCGTGCGGTTCACCTACCACGCGGCGACGACCGGCGAGGTGCGGGTGCGGCACGTCGAGCCCTGGAAGCTCCTCGCGCGCCGGGGCGGCTGGGTGCTGCTCGCCCGCGACCGGGACCGGGGCGCGAGCCGGTCCTTCCGGCTGAGCCGGATCCGGGGCGCGGTCCGGGCGGTGGGGGAGCCGGGCGCGTTCGACCCGCCGACCCCCGAGGAGCTCGCGGACGCCTCCCGCACGTGGGCCGGGGACGGCCCGGAGCGGCTCGCGCTGCTCGCCGTGGCACCCGAGCGTGCCGGCGCCGTACGCGCCCGCGCGACGGCACCGCCCGCGGACGTCGTGCTGCCGCCCGGTGCCGGGCCGGTGCTGGCCGCCCGCGACCTCGTGGCCGTGCCGTTCCGGCTCGCGTGGGAGCTGGCGGAGGAGCTCGTGGGGTACGGGGACGCGGTGGTCGTCCTGGAGCCCGCGGACGTGCGCGACGAGGTGCTGCGGCTGCTGCGGGTCGCCTCGCGGCTCGACCGGCCGCGCACCGACGCCGGCCCGCACGGCACCGTCGTCGCGGAGGAGGCGCGCGGTGCCTGA
- a CDS encoding DUF3866 family protein produces MIAWRAGVVTECGARWDGALEARVALEDDDRTVRALAYPGLVGELEPGARVLLNVTAQARGLGTGGYALVVARADALPADPPPGPGHLVKARYTPLQAMVLGVDDQESPHHEALRDADDLAGMPVVVADLHSALPAVLAGARAEAGLRGRALRVAYVMTDGGALPAWFSRAVAGLRDAGWVDACVTTGQAFGGDLEAVTVHTGLLAARHVVGADLAVVAQGPGNLGTGTRWGFSGVAAGEAVNAAGVLGGRPVASLRVSGADPRERHLGVSHHSLTAYGRVALAAADVPVPVLADLPGTPADLTAPADPDAWAELAHRVEEQTTRLVAPVGRHRAHRVTADGTLLDALRTSPVRLSTMGRGLDADPAAFLAAAAAGVHAVRLLG; encoded by the coding sequence GTGATCGCGTGGCGTGCGGGTGTCGTGACGGAGTGCGGTGCCCGCTGGGACGGCGCCCTGGAGGCGCGGGTCGCCCTGGAGGACGACGACCGGACGGTGCGGGCCCTGGCCTACCCGGGGCTCGTCGGCGAGCTCGAGCCCGGCGCCCGCGTGCTGCTCAACGTGACGGCCCAGGCGCGCGGTCTCGGCACCGGCGGGTACGCGCTCGTCGTCGCGCGCGCCGACGCGCTCCCGGCGGACCCGCCGCCCGGGCCCGGGCACCTGGTGAAGGCCCGCTACACGCCCCTGCAGGCGATGGTGCTGGGCGTCGACGACCAGGAGTCCCCGCACCACGAGGCGCTGCGCGACGCCGACGACCTCGCGGGCATGCCCGTCGTCGTCGCCGACCTGCACTCGGCGCTGCCGGCGGTGCTCGCCGGCGCGCGCGCCGAGGCCGGGCTGCGGGGTCGCGCCCTGCGGGTCGCGTACGTGATGACCGACGGCGGCGCCCTGCCGGCGTGGTTCTCGCGCGCCGTCGCCGGGCTGCGCGACGCGGGGTGGGTCGACGCGTGCGTCACCACCGGGCAGGCCTTCGGCGGTGACCTCGAGGCCGTGACGGTCCACACCGGGCTGCTCGCGGCCCGGCACGTCGTGGGTGCCGACCTCGCGGTCGTGGCGCAGGGACCGGGCAACCTGGGCACCGGCACGCGGTGGGGCTTCTCGGGCGTCGCCGCGGGCGAGGCCGTCAACGCGGCCGGCGTCCTGGGCGGGCGTCCCGTGGCGTCCCTGCGCGTCTCCGGGGCGGACCCGCGCGAGCGGCACCTGGGCGTGTCCCACCACTCCCTCACGGCCTACGGCCGCGTGGCGCTCGCCGCGGCGGACGTGCCCGTGCCGGTGCTCGCCGACCTGCCGGGCACGCCGGCCGACCTCACCGCGCCGGCCGACCCCGACGCGTGGGCCGAGCTCGCGCACCGCGTGGAGGAGCAGACCACCAGGCTCGTCGCACCGGTCGGACGGCACCGCGCGCACCGGGTCACGGCGGACGGCACCCTGCTCGACGCGCTGCGGACCAGCCCCGTCCGCCTCTCCACGATGGGACGCGGCCTCGACGCCGACCCCGCGGCGTTCCTCGCCGCGGCCGCCGCCGGTGTGCACGCGGTGCGGCTGCTCGGCTGA